From the Macaca nemestrina isolate mMacNem1 chromosome 18, mMacNem.hap1, whole genome shotgun sequence genome, the window TGgtggctgccttctccctgggTCATCTGTGGTGTCTTCACGTCTGGGTGCTGATCTCGTCTCGTAAGGACACCAGTCCGTTGGTTTAGCGCCCACCCTCGTGTCCTCATTCTCATTTAGTCACCTCTTtaaagactgtgtctccaaaggCAGTTCCGCTCTGAGGCCCTGGGCGTCAGGGCTCCAACACACGGATTTGGGTGGGGGTGGAAGTCCAGTTCACAGCTGTAGCACTGTCAAGCCGTAAAGTGGCGTCTGCACGCCGAACACCCGGCAGACTACCTGTGACTGTCACTGTGTGAACTCAACAAAGAATTGAGGTAGGAAAGATCCCAGCCCAGGAGCTATCGGAACAAGACATCTGGTGGGTTTTGTGTTTCTGTCTTACTTTTGGGGCTCCCGGCGGAGGCCCCTCCCCAAGTTTTCGGGGCTCCTCATGTCCGTGCGCCCCTCGCGCTGTACTGGGCCTGCCTGTGTGGAAGGAGCTGGCACTGGGAGCTGCTCTTCTGCCCCTGCCTGGGGCTGGCGCGTCCCCGGGTGTCTACCTGAAGCTCTCCCAGCCCCCATGCCTGGCGCGCAGCCTGGAATGGGCCCTTCCCAATTAAAAACGATTCTCCGGTGCCGCTGTCGCCTGGACTTTTTTGCTGAGCTCCCAGAGGGACGGCCCCACTTGGAAATACTAATTAAACCACAaagaaggtggggaggagggtaGTGGTTCTTCCCTGCACCAGCCCTCTCTCCCGGGGGCCGGGGGGGCGGGGAACATGGGCGTTGGAGCCACCTGGTCATCATCGGGTCCTGTCTGTCCTCTATCCCCAGAGGTGTGGAAAGGGAGCAGCCTCAGTCCACAGGTGACAGCCGCCAGGCAGGCCCTGATCCAAGGTCGCAGTGGGGATCCCTGGGAGCCCTGGACTGGGACCCCCGGGGCCTGATGTTGCCTCTGCTTCTTTTCACGCCTTCCCTGGCTGAGAGGACAAACCTGCCCGGGGTCCTCATCTTGCTGGACCTCCTCTGCCCCCGAAGCCTCTCTTAGTTTCACTCATCCTTCATGTGAGGTTTGGAGACGGCGGGGCAGGGCGTGGCATGGAGGGTGGACCCAGGCCAGAGGGGCCTCCATACCCCACAGGGCTTGCAGCAGCCCAAGGCGGCCCTGGTCCTGGTTTGAGGGAGGATGAGGGAGTTGTTACCACCTCGCTGCCTCCAGAGGCCACCCCTCAGGGTCAGCCTTGACCACAGGGGCCCTGAATCACGTGACTCAAACAGCTGAGGCTCCTTGCGCCCCACTAATGCGGCCTGGCTGTTGGTGCCCACGCCCGCAGCTCACGGGAGGTTGcttccctgccccagcctggaCCAGGAGCCTCTACCGGCCGGGACCCTGCACCCAGCCACTGCCTTGACCCAGACTGGAGCTCCTGGCCTAGGCCCAGGACTCCTCAAGGGGGTTCCAGCGCCTTCCCTGGTGACACCTTCACTCTGAGCTGGTCCCTCCTCAGAGGGTCCTTATCGCCTTGGGAACATTGAGCAAGcccagggcagagcaggggcGCGACAGCCCTGCTGCAGCAGTTTCCCACCTCGGCGCTTAATGGAACACAGTGCCACCAGGGAAGGCGCGGGGCTGGGAGCTGGATTAGCAGGTGATGTACGGCTCCCCGCTCACTCGGGCACAGAGGCTCAGCGGGGAATTTAATCCTCTCAGGGAGCGGGGAGGCGGAGACAGGGCTCCCCTCCCACGCTGCCCAAAGCCTTGGCCACGAGTCGTGAGGGGCCTCCGAGCCTGCAGATGCAGGTGGGAGGCGCCAGGCCGGAGGCTTTTCGGCCCCTTCTAGGGGTCACCGCGCTCTCCCAGGTAGTGGGAGCTGCCAGaggagaaatgaaatgaaaaagccTGTTTTAAAGCTAACAGGGCATGTCCTGCCTGTCTGACTGTGGAACCCTTGCTCTAATCACCGGAGAATGACGGATTtgcctcctccccttcttcccccctccccctctgcCCCTCCTCCGCCTTCTTTCTTTCATCGTTGCAGCTGCGGCTGCAGCCGCTGCTCAGAAATGAAAAGCTGCCCGCAGATGCGCCCTGATGGGTCTGTCTGTGAAGACGGCAGTGGGACCCTGGCTGCTGCTCTCGGGGTGCCTTTGGGGGTAGCCGCCGAGCCTGCTGGGCCTTGCCTGGGTGGGGGGCAGCCCTGTGCCTCACTCCAGGCCCCGCTGACCTAGTTCCCAGGTGTCTGTGCCAGGCTTGGCCGGGTGCCAGCCAGACGGAAGCCACAGACGTTTGGGTCTGGCTCACCGGGCCCCTGCCCTGCCTGCTGGCTGCCCCCCAGCCTCCCGGACTCCCTGTTTGTCCTCAACCAGGCCAGGAAGGTGCCATCTGGCCTGCGAGCAGGGCTTTGTCCTCGGCTGAGGGGAAAGGGGTTCAAGGGCCGTGTCTGGGCCGAGGACAGGCCCCTCCTTGTGGCGGGGCGGCTGGGGCCCTGTGCTCTGCCATTTGACCCGGCCCGTGACGCGGGCAGCATGCGGAGGAGGGCAGCAGGCCTCGGCTGTCGGCAGCTTCTCCCTGGGTGCCGTCCTCGGGTCGGGTCTGTCCTCCAGCCCTCTTCTGACTCTGGCCACCCAGGGCTGGGTGATGATTGAGCTCCTTGGCTATCGTCTCCCTCCTGTCCTGGAGGCCTCACCACCAGCCTGGGAGGGGGAGTCCAGGTCCCCCGGGTGCCTGAGCAAATGACGTCCCTTTCTGGGAGTTCAAAGGCCCATTAGCTTTGGGCCTGGTGTTCATTGGGGTGTGCTACCTGGATGCTGGGGGGCCAGGGGCCACTCAGTCTAGTTCAGTCCATCCCAAGCCCTGGGGACAGAGCTGCTGCTTTGTGCTCCATTCCTCAGATGTTTGGCCCTGTGCCAGGTAGGGTAGGGGCGCGAGGCAGGATCTAGAAGCCAAGCCTGGAAATGGCCTCACGGGGCTGGGGTAGACGGGCAAGCTTGGCGATGCACCTGCCATGTCCAGGCCCCCACCCTGCTGGTACATCCACTGCATGCCCATGCACAGCTGTGCCATCAACTCCGCTGCCCTGAGTCCCCCGCATGCCTGTGCACAGCTGCGCCATCAGCTCCACTGACCTCTGAGCAGGTGCTGTGACGGGCACATGCCATTGATGTGTGCACGAGGCACGACAGGATGGCCCAAGGTCAGGTTGGCCCTTCGGCCACTCCCCCACTACCCCGGTTGCTGACACAGGCTGGAGACCCCAAGACCAGGCGCTGGCCCCTCAATAGGAAGTTCCTGGCCCCACGCAGGGCGCCAGTGCCCATGTGTACCTCCCACCCTCGAGACTAGCACCCTGGAAGGGCAGGTCAGAggtcgtgaacccgggaggaccCTGCAGAGAAGGGGGGCTGGGGCTCAGCCCGCGGGAAGGGAGCAGATGCTGCCTCTCATTGAAGATTCCAGGCGGCGGTGGCAGCAGCTCCTCCAATTAATCCTCGCTGACTGTCTcctggagggtggagagtgggggaGGCGCCAGCCGGGGCTGCCTGCACTGCCTCTGCGCGGGTGCCATGTGCTGCTGCCGGGCCACCGTCTGCCGCCGTGAAGATGGATGGGCCCAGGAAGAGGGGCTGGGGGGTCAGGGACACAGGCACGGCCCCTGGGAGACAGACGCCTCTCCGCAGTGGGGCAGGTCTCAGAGCCCCTGGGCCATCATTCCTGCTGATTTTGTGGGGAGACGGCCACAGCCTCCTTGTTTTTGGGGTGTTTGGCATTTCGTGGCTCAGGGAGGCAGAGCGGGGCTGGTGCTCTTCAGGAGCACGGCCTGCCGATCAGCAGTCGTTACCGGACACGGCCATATAGAACGTGAGGAAGGGCCGGCTTCCCGTGACTCTGCGTCCCTGGGAAGCTCGGAGGGGCCAGCGGGGCCATGGCCCTCAGATACCCCCAGGTCAGGGTAGGCCTGGGCAGTGCTGTCCCCACATGGGGGAGATGCTGGGGCTGAGAGTGGCTGCCCCAGTGACAGAATGACACCTGGGTTGGCAGCCATCCAGAGTCTAGAGCACAGCCCCCATCTGGGCGGCCCTGAGCCCTGCTCTGCCTCCCGCTCAGTCACACGAATAACAGGAACAAGCAAGACCTTTTCACGCTCTGGTTTCTCCGGGCTGGACCCCGCATGGATGGGTGCGCAGGGTGGCCTCTGTGTGGCTGGGGGTGGCACGGCCTATCCTTGGACTTGGCAGGGACCTCAGCCAGAGAGGTGGGCCTTGGGCCACTGCCTCCTCCTGCTTTGTGCCTAGAGCAGACCCCTCATTTGAGTCCTCtgggtcaccttcccagctacaCCCAGGTCCACTGTCTGTCCAGGAGCCTGGGACAGGCGAGCTGTCGCCTTCCCTGCCCCACTGTATGTGTGAAGGCCAGTACCCCAGCTGGCCAGTCAGGGCCCAGCTGCTGCCTGTTCTGGTGGACGCGAGGGCCAGGGCTAGGGCCACCGCAGGAGTTGGTTGGGGGCAGACCAGCACCTTCAGCCCAGGGGCAGTGCCAGCTTCCTATGGCCTCTGCCCTCCACGTGGGCACCGGGACCAGGACTTCTGAGGTCAGATGGGCAGCTGTCGGCGCTGTTGACGTCTTGGCTACATCGTGGCACTCGCATCATGGCGTGCTGGGTGCCAACAGCGTCTGCTTGCCCTGGTGTGTGTCTGGTGTGACCTTTGGATGTCCACACCAGCGACGGTGGAGGCAGGAACCCCTGCCGCCCTGCATCCTTCACCTGTGCACATTGGGTGTGGGGGTGGTTCTAGTTCTTCTGTTGAACTgaggaggcccagggagggagaCCGACCCCGAGACGGCTTCACCCCAGACCTGTTGGAGCCACATCCCCTTCCTTACGGTTCTGCTTCCCACGCCACATGCACCATGTTTTGTGTAGAAAGCCTTAGGGAAAGGATGTTTCTAGAACATGAACTAAATCTAGAGCCTTCCCAtgagtcaggagacctggctcTGTCCTGTGGGCAGTGGCCTATACCAGGCTCCTGCCCTGACCGGATTCTCTCCTCCCGCAGGACGCCGGCTCCAGGAGCAGCAGTGGAGGTCGGGAACGCCTCATTGTGGAGCCCCCGCTCCCCCAGGAGAAGGCAGGGGGCCCAGCCATCCCCTCGCACCTGCTTAGCACCCCCTACCCCTTCGGCCTCTCCCCCAGCTCGGTTGTGCAGGATTCCCGCTTCCCACCACTCAAGTAAGTTGGCCGGCGGGGCCTTCGGTGAGGCAGCCAGGTGGGGACACAGCGCTCGGGTCTGCATCACCAGGCAGCCTGCGGCCTCCACAGATGAGGCTGTGTCCGCCAGATGGTCGTCGGCCGCTTAGCTCTGGGGACTGCAGCCCTGTCTGTGCCCCTCCACACTGAGGTGGCGGTGGCAGCTCGCCCCCCCACTGCTTAAGCCCCGTCCTCGTTCTGGGTGCCAGGAGTCTGGGTGCCGACTGAGTGCCATCCCCCCACGCAGGAGCAGGTCTCCACTCACCTGTTCTTCCCACTGTCCCTGCCTGCAGCCTCCAGCGGCCTGTGCACCACGTGGTGCCCCCCAGCACCGTGACCGAGGACTACCTGAGAAGCTTCCGGCCCTACCACACCACTGACGACCTCCGCATGTCCTCGCTGCCTCCCCTCGGCCTGGACCCGGCCACTGCTGCAGCCTACTACCACCCCAGCTACCTGGCCCcacaccccttcccccacccGGCCTTCAGGTAAGGCATCCCCCGCGCGCCGTCTCACGTGGGTGCTCGTCTGTTCCTGGCAAGACGGAACCTGGCGGGGAAGGGGTTTCTTACAACCTGGGGCCAGGCTCCCAGGGGAGTGTCTAGAGTAGCCCCTGAAATTGTTCCCAGCTTTGAGCCCAAATTCAGCCCTGATGGCCTATTAGGGGTCCCCTCCTTGTAGACAGTCCCCCTTGGTGACTGTGCTGTCATCCCTGGCTCTTCCCCTTCTCATTGCGGGTCCACTGACAGCGAGTCACTGTTAAGAGAGCAGGGCTTTACCCGTGGGAGGGGCGATGCTTTGCCATGTAGCAGGAGAGCCCAGTGGCCCTGTGGCATAGCCTGGTTCCCTGGAGAAGCGCTGCACATCCTAGTCAGAGGGGCCTGGAGTCATGACATAGACCGCCCCACATCAGGGCAGCCCAGCCTGCTGGCCAGCCTTGGAAGGGCCTGGGCACTTGACCGCTCTGTGCTGAGCCAAAGGAGGTGGCAAGCAGTGCCATGGAACCCCAAGCTGTCGGCACCTAGCAGCCTCCGGCATACTTTGGGGTTAGCAGCAGGCATGGTCTTCACCCCCAGCCATTTTGCCGCATTCCCCACGCTCAGGCAGGTGTGTGTACCTGGCTGAGGCACACCTGTCCACAGGGCTGGTTCTTCCCCTTGGTTTGTTTGCTGCTCATGGCCCTGTCTTCTCCGCACAGGATGGATGACTCCTACTGCCTGTCCGCCCTGAGGTCCCCGTTctaccccatccccacccccggCTCTCTGCCCCCGCTGCACCCATCAGCGATGCACCTCCACCTCTCCGGGGTCCGCTACCCCCCCGAGCTCTCCCACTCATCCCTGGCAGCGCTGCACTCGGAGCGCATGTCCGGCCTCAGTGCTGAGAGGTAAGTGTGCCTCGGGCCGAGGAGCCCCTCTGCCCTCCCTGTTCCTTGATGGCAGCTGGGCAGAAAGCCTGGGCTGGAACCTGACTGGACTCCTTGGCCATGCCTGTCCTCACAGTTTGTCCATCTGCCAAATGGAACAATGATCGTTCAGGCTCTGTGCTCTGAAATAGCGCCTGTCTCGGTAGCCGTGGTCTCCTGCAGTAAACCTGCAGGCCGAGGAGCTCTCGGGGGTGCTTGGGGGTTTTGTAAGCTGCTTTGATTGTATGGACCTTAAGTTCTTCCTGCACCAGTGAAACCCTGCTCACCTCCCGTCGCTATTCGGATTAGTGCCCTGGTTCCTTCCTGGTTATGCTTTTAAAGGACCTGTCCCAGGTCCCTCTCTTGTTCCTGGTGCAGCAGAGCCCCCAACTCTTTCCATGTGCTGCAGGCTGCAGATGGACGAGGAGCTAAGGCGGGAGAGGGAGCGTGAGCGTGAGCGTGAGGCTGACCGCGAGCGGGAGAAGGAACGTGAGCGCGAACGCGAGAAGGAGCGCGAGCAAGAGAAGGAGCGTGAGCGTGAGAAGGAGCGTGAGCTGGAGCGCCAGCGGGAGCAGCGGGCCCGGGAGAAGGAGCTGTTGGCCGCCAAGGCCCTGGAGCCCGCCTTCCTGCCTGTGGCCGAGCTGCATGGGCTGCGTGGCCATACCACTGAGGAGCGGGGCAAGCCCTCGGAGCAGCTGACCCCAACCCGAGCAGGTGCCTGGGCGTGGGTGGGTTGTGCTGGGCAAGGTCTCAGCCACCTGCGGGGAGGAGCCCTGAATCACAGCACCTGCCGGTTGCCGTGGTATAAATGTTGCCCAACTGCATTCACCCTGCGTGGCATGGCTGATGTGGAGCAGGGAGCAGAGGCATGTTGGCATGCAATATAGACACAGTGGATGTAGGTGACCCCCAGGAGGACAGTTGTGAAATGTAGCCAGGGCATCAGGAAGGGATAAGTTTTGAGTGCTTTGTTGAGTTTAACATAATTTATTTCGTTGTAAGTTTACGAAACAATTATTTAGTAATAACAACCGGCTTTTACATGTTTCCCGGAAATTTAAGTCTGTTCTTTGAGCCAGTGTGAGCTGGCTCTGGCACCGCACTGGCTGGGCAAGAGTTGTGCCAGCACGGAGCGTTTCCTTCCAGGGACAAGACATTGCTTCTCGAAAGCTCCCATAGGGCCCCTTTTGAATATCTTGTTTCTGGCTGCGGGAAGAACCCTTTGGAAGGGCTCTGGTTTCTCTGCGCAGTTGGGCGAGAGAAGATGGGAAGGGAGCATGCTGGCCCACGTGACTGAGACCCTGCTCGACTGCGTTTCCCCCCACAGAGAAGCTGAAGGATGCCGGCCTGCAGGCGCCCAAGCCTGTGCAACACCCCTTGCATCCGTTGCCCACCCCACACCACACGGTGCCCAGCCTCATCTCCAACCACGGCATCTTCTCTCTGCCGAGCAGCAGTGCTGCCACAGCCCTGCTGATCCAGCGCACCAACGAGGAGGAGAAGTGGCTGGCGCGGCAGCGGCGGCTGCGGCAGGAGAAGGAGGACCGGCAGTCTCAGGTGTCGGAGTTCCGGCAGCAAGTGCTGGAACAGCACCTGGACATGGGCCGACCCCCGGTGCCGGTGGAGGCGGAGCACAGGCCAGAGAGCACCACCAGGTGAGTGAGccccaggaaggaaggaaggctgaGCCTTCACGTTCCGATTTGTTCAGTGAGTATTGAGCCCCTCCTGTTTGCCCGACATCCTGCCCCAGCATTTCTGCCTGcctctttcatttctgttctttcatcttCGCGTTATAATGCCTGTCTTGCCTATGGGGAAGCTGAGACTGAGGAAGAAAATGGGTTGCTCAAAGGAATCCCCACCAGTAAGTGAAGAGACCAGTCAAGTCCATGTTGAGAGCCAGGGCCCTGCCCACGCAGCCTGGCCCAGTTCCCAGGAGGCCATTCACAGCAGATGAAGACTGCAAGGTGGAAGCTTTAATTACTAGTAATACCTGTTCTCTCCATCTTCCTCTGCTTTtgagcctggccttttttttttattattattattaacaagaaGGAGACAGCTTTtgattttaagggaaaaaatgagTTTTATTGCTTTTGTAGTAATAGTAAAACACATGCCCATTTTCTAGCCCTTTATAAAGCATTTCCCAGGAACCTGTGTGGTGGTCCTTGGGACCCTGGCTGCAGACAGGTCTTTTGAGCTGGGATCCAGTGCCCCCAGGCCTCCCTGCTCCTGCCTGCCCTGGGATACCTGCCTTGGGGCTGTGCTGGTCCCAGGCCCCCACCTCATATCCTCCCAGGGCTCACTCTGAAGGGCTGAGCTGAGACCCTCAGCCAGAGTTGGTGGGGATGACCTGCCAGGCTTCCATAGTTCTGCTCCAGGCCCAGCTCAGGGACCTAGGGACACTGCTTCTGTTCCCTGAGCATCACTTTCCTCAACTGTCCATAAAAGAGGGTGGATAGGATGATTTCTGAGCATCTTTCCAGCTCTCAAGGCTGTGGTGCTGTCCTGGGAGAAGAAAGCCTTGGGCTCTGGGACGAAAGCGCGTTGCGGTTTAAAATCTGTCCTCCCTTCTGCCTGCCTCCGTTATCCAGTAGGGCAGCGAGGGAATGTACCCACACTGATCAGGGCTGACTGGGAGTGACTGTCACCAGGCCACAGCTGAGTCTCTCCGTGGCTCACGCTGCCCGGCACGGCAGAAGTGAGGTCccttctgcctctcccagtccccGAGGCCTCTCAGACTCAGCCTTGCCTGCTACCCAGAGGACTGAGGGCAGCCAGCTCCCACCTGGCATGGCCTGATAACATCAGGGTGCCCTGTCTCCTGTCAGGCGTCTTCTTCCTCAGGGCTCCCCAGGGCCCCAGCACAGGTGTTGTGACTTTGCCCACCCATGGACTGCTTCCAGCCAGTATAGCTGCCCCATTAGGACCGGGGGCATGATGGGAAGCAGGGTCTGGCCCGGGCCGGGTCTCCCCTGGCTGCGCTGGTTCTCTGTGGCCGGCTGCACACGCGGCTTTACCGCATTGGGAACTTGGGGGCCTGACAGGACCTTCATGCTCCACGCTAGAAAACTGTTCAGTgcttgtggtggcacatgacatGTTGATTTCCTGCAGGTTTTATTCCTTTGCTGTTTACTTAAGACACAGCTTCTTCCTGTGGTTCCCTGTTGTATTCTGCTAAGAGGGACAGCAGCATCGGATTTGTCCCCTGGCCTGGAGTCTGGAATAACTAGGGAGAGCCTTGGTGGCTGTGTTTAAACAGGGCCCCCTGGGCAAGCTAGAGATCCCTGAGCCTGGCCACGTGCCTGCCGTGGCCTctgcctcttccttcccctcaAGCCTTGCCCAGGGTCACTGTGCAGTCTTGGTCCAGACATCCCGTGAGTATATCTccctttaaaaaacagaaagatagccaggcacagtgacacatgcctgtagtcccagctactctggaggccgaggtccatgatcgcttgagcctgggagctctgGGCTGTAGTGTACTATACCCACTGGGTGTCCAAGCTAAATCCAGCACCAATACAGTGACCTCCTGGGAGCGGGGgaaccaccaggttgcctaaggaggggtgaatCAGGCCAGGTCGGAAGTGGAGCATGTCAAAACTCCCGTGttgatcagtagtgggattgctcctgtaaacagccactgcactccagcctgggtaacacagcgagacccatctcttaaaaataaactttggaaAGACAATATTAAAAATAGGCCTTTGAGTAGATTAAATCTTGTTTTAATTGCACTGAGGAAACAAGTCATTTAGTGCAACTAAGGGGCAGCTTCTTGTTTAATGGAAGGGTTCTGATGTTAGAaatcccttctttccctccctgcctcagcaGGCCTTAGCCTGGGTCCTTGAAGACACTTGGTGGCCTCTGCCACGGGACACTTCGGGTTGCTGCAGTTCTGACAGGGGCCACTGGGGGGCAGTCTCGGCACAGGCCCCATACTGACTGGGAGGATCTCCATTTCACAGTGGGTTTGACTCTGGCTGGGCAGGCACTGGAAGGTTGTCTCGTGGCTGCCTGCAGGGACAGTGGGGAGGAAGGAGTACTCACCCTGTGAAGGTGGCCAGCCTGCCCTGTGTCCCTATAAGGCACAGCGGGAGGAGGGTACTGGTGGCAGGGCCACAGCCCAGCATATGTGGGTTTCCCCATGGAAAGTGAGGATGAGCGCTTGCCCTTAGGGGAATTCAGGCAAGCAGTTGGGAAACTCGACCAAAACTGGGTCTGTCCCAGGCCTGAGAGGGTCTCTGCCTTCCCTAGCAGCTTAGGCTGAGAGCCTCCCTGTCCTCTTGGAACAGCCTGCACACACCTGCCGCAGGTGTTGGAGGGCTGGGCGTgctagctcactcctgtaatcccagcactttgggaggcccaggcagttggatcacttgaggttacgaattcgacaccagcctggccaacatgatgaaaccccatgtactaaaaataaataaaattagacgggcgtggtggcgcacacctataatcccagctacttgggaggctgaagctggagaactgcttgaacctgggaggcagaggttgcagtgagctgagattgccccactgcactcctgcctgggtgacagagtgagtctttttttttcttttttttttttcttttttgagacagagtcttgctctgtcgctgaggctggagggaaatggcacggtctcagctcactgcaacctccacctcccgggttcaagtgattctcctgcctcagcctccagagtagctgcgattacaggtgcccgccatcatgcctggctaatttttgtatttttagtagagatggggtttcaccatgttggccaggctggtctcgaactgctgacctcgtgatccacccacattggcctcccaaagtgctgggattacagcatgagccactgcacccggccaagtctttatatcttaaaaaaaaaaaaaagaaatgaaggacagAAACCATGGTCCTTGGGGTGGAGTATGTGCCCCTCCCTGCAGCCCCGCTGGCACTGGCTCTCTAAGGGGCTGTGCCATCTGGGTCATCTTAGGAGCGGTAGGCAGCCGGGGAAGCCTGGGGGTGGCTGAAGGGTCTTTTCTCCCTGACCTGACGGGCTGGTTTCACTCCCTAGGCCAGGACCAAACCGTCACGAGCCAGGTGGCCGCGACCCTCcgcagcactttggggggccaccACCTCTGATTTCACCCAAGCCCCAGCTCCATGCTGCACCCACGGCCCTCTGGAACCCCGTGTCCCTGATGGACAACACCTTGGAGACACGGCGGGCCGAGAGCCACTCTGTGCACAGCCATCCGGCTGCATTTGAGCCCAGCCGCCAGGCAGCCGTTCCGCTGGTGAAGGTGGAGCGGGTCTTCTGCCCGGAGAAAGCAGAGGAGGGGCCACGGAAGCGTGAGCCTGCCCCCCTGGACAAGTACCAACCACCTCCACCGCCACCACGAGAGGGAGGGAACCTGGAGCACCAGCCCTTCCCGCCCGGGCCTGGGCCCTTCCTGGCTGAGCTCGAGAAGTCCACCCAGACCATCCTGGGCCAGCAGCGGGCCTCCCTCCCACAGGCAGCCACCTTCGGGGAGCTCAGCGGACCCCTGAAGCCTGGCTCGCCCTACCGGCCCCCAGCGCCACGGGCCCCCGACCCCGCCTACATCTACGATGAGTTCCTGCAGCAGCGCCGGAGGCTGGTCAGCAAGCTGGACCTGGAGGAGCGCAGGCGGCGGGAGGCCCAGGAGAAAGGTCTGCCTCCCCACAGACCCCGACCTGCTCAGGGAGAGCTGCACAGTGGGGACGGGGAACCTGCATGCCAGCCCCCTGCCCCTCCGTCCACTCCTGCTTTCTGCCTGGGGTAGTCCCAGGCCCCAGGTGGCAAGTGCACTGGCTTCTGTGTAGCAACATGACACCCTTGTAGGGGAGGCAGACCCTAATCCCCGTGCCTGTCCTGCCTCGATGCAAATTGTCCCGGAAAGCCAAATCAAAGCCCGCCTGTAAAGACAGTTCCACAGACAAGCACGATGAATAAGTGATGAGCCGGAGGCTAATACgatagttttaaatattaatagtgCAGCATAACAGGAGAGCCAGCCCTGGCCCAGTGGGGGCTCCACATATGGGGCTGCTGTCACCAGCTGCAGCAGGTGGGCCAAGGGGTGAGGAAGCGGCAGCTGGCACTGCCCTGGGTCAGCATAGGAGGTCAGGCACTTCATTCCTGTTTCTGCTTGGGGCGGGGAGTCCTCAGCCAGCAGCTCCCTGAGTTCTCCAGAGAGCCAGGAAGAGCAACCGAGCGGGcctgggtgtgaggaggggagcaGGGGCTCCTGCCCAGTTTCATTTCTGACGCTGAACATTCGGGTCCCATCCAGTGCTGAGCTCAGCCTTCTCTTCACTAGAAGCTGGGGCACAGGCAGTCTTCCTGGTTGTTGGTCTAGGCTGGATGGAGGGCCCAGCCGAGTTTCTCTCCCCTGCTCACTTTGTAAAGGAGGGGGGAAATACCCAAGTGCCCCGGGCAAGGGGCTCTGCTATTGTTCTCTGTGCCTTTGAGAGCTCAGGCCTGTGTGTGCCTGTCCCCTCCCAGGGGATGGACTCAGATGGCCACAGCACGGGGGAGTGCGTGCGCACAGGCAGTCCTGTGTTGCTGTGGACACAGCCCCAGGCCTGTATGATGAGTGGTTCCCTGCCGGGGGAGGAGGGAGGTCTTGTCGGCCCAGGGGACCACCCAGCCACTTGGAGGCCCCTGGGAGCCATGGATCCCAGGGAAGCCTCGTGCCTGCGGTCCTGCAAAGCCCCAGGACTGGGTTAATGTTGGTTTCCACCTCGGTTGAAAGGAACTGGCCTTCAGGGTGCTCAGGTGCCAGCAGGCCTGGACTGATAGGTGGTCTGCACACATGAGCCCCTGCGGGCATGTCCACTGGACAGATGAAGGCTCTTTGTCCGGTTCAATACAACCATTTCTCCATCAGGGTACTACTACGACCTCGATGACTCTTACGATGAGAGCGATGAGGAGGAGGTCAGGGCCCACCTCCGCTGC encodes:
- the LOC105496790 gene encoding genetic suppressor element 1 isoform X5, producing MLGMKTWSSLLQNLTPSPSGHARAPQRRLLMLSTQKRSPGLASSGMSHEPKSPSLGMLSTATRTTATVNPLTPSPLNGALVPSGSPATSSALSAQAAPSSSFAAALRKLAKQAEEPRGSSLSSESSPVSSPATNHSSPASTPKRVPMGPIIVPPGGHSVPSTPPVVTIAPTKTVNGVWRSESRQDAGSRSSSGGRERLIVEPPLPQEKAGGPAIPSHLLSTPYPFGLSPSSVVQDSRFPPLNLQRPVHHVVPPSTVTEDYLRSFRPYHTTDDLRMSSLPPLGLDPATAAAYYHPSYLAPHPFPHPAFRMDDSYCLSALRSPFYPIPTPGSLPPLHPSAMHLHLSGVRYPPELSHSSLAALHSERMSGLSAERLQMDEELRREREREREREADREREKEREREREKEREQEKEREREKERELERQREQRAREKELLAAKALEPAFLPVAELHGLRGHTTEERGKPSEQLTPTRAEKLKDAGLQAPKPVQHPLHPLPTPHHTVPSLISNHGIFSLPSSSAATALLIQRTNEEEKWLARQRRLRQEKEDRQSQVSEFRQQVLEQHLDMGRPPVPVEAEHRPESTTRPGPNRHEPGGRDPPQHFGGPPPLISPKPQLHAAPTALWNPVSLMDNTLETRRAESHSVHSHPAAFEPSRQAAVPLVKVERVFCPEKAEEGPRKREPAPLDKYQPPPPPPREGGNLEHQPFPPGPGPFLAELEKSTQTILGQQRASLPQAATFGELSGPLKPGSPYRPPAPRAPDPAYIYDEFLQQRRRLVSKLDLEERRRREAQEKGYYYDLDDSYDESDEEEVRAHLRCVAEQPPLKLDTSSEKLEFLQLFGLTTQQQKEELVAQKRRKRRRMLRERSPSPPMIQSKRQTPSPRLALSTRYSPDEMNNSPNFEEKKKFLTIFNLTHISAEKRKDKERLVEMLRAMKQKALSAAVADSLTNSPRDSPAVSLSEPATQQASLDVEKPVGVAASLSDIPKATEPGKLEQVRPQELSRVQELAPASGEKARLSEAPGGKKSLSMLHYIRGAASKDIPVPLSHSTNGKSKPWEPFVAEEFAHQFHESVLQSTQKALQKHKGSMAVLSAEQNHKVDTSVHYNIPELQSSSRAPPPQHNGQQEPPTVRKGPPTQEMDRDSEEEEEEEDEDGDDDEEAPRRKWQGIEAIFEAYQEHIEEQNLERQVLQTQCRRLEARHYSLSLTAEQLSHSVAELRSQKQKMVSERERLQAELDHLRKCLALPAMHWPRGYLKGYPR